In one Zobellia galactanivorans genomic region, the following are encoded:
- the ftsZ gene encoding cell division protein FtsZ, producing the protein MNNNTEFDGISFDLPKNQSNVIKVIGVGGGGSNAINHMFQSGINGVDFVICNTDSQALNNSPVPTKIQLGVSLTEGLGAGANPEVGEQAALESMEEIKQMLATTTKMIFITAGMGGGTGTGAAPVIAKQAKELDVLTVGIVTMPFEFEGKMRCEQARIGIEKLRSNVDSLIVINNNKLREVYGNLGFKAGFSKADEVLSTAARGIAEVITHHYTQNIDLRDAKTVLSNSGTAIMGSAQATGSARAHEAITKALDSPLLNDNKISGAKNVLLLIVSGSQEITIDEIGEINDYIQVEAGHGANIIMGVGEDEDLGEAIAVTVIATGFDVDQQNDIVNTEAKKIIHTLEDEQRAQHDLTARKNIVHQMPIETVKEEAPVIKHTLEEDVKEEPGMDLVETTSYIKNFNVFYEEVLEEVAEVDTSEDDFVIVNAQDSINDMEVVDPMTVPYDNLKEEQITMSFDMPLTQKDEVDEEEQENVITFSLDDDVKDIEVKSHVEVIPVLEHNDQGEKRYSLDDYMEIEDKLNRAKPVQKQAPKPQQVVKEEPRIEVKAVERRVETQEQPPVEVDPMNSPIEDLLRERADERRRKLKDFNYKFQNSVSSIDEIEKEPAYRRQGIDLNDVRRDETRVSRTTLSEDSNDEIRLRSNNSFLHDNVD; encoded by the coding sequence ATGAACAACAACACGGAATTTGATGGAATTTCATTTGATCTTCCAAAGAATCAAAGCAATGTAATTAAAGTAATCGGCGTAGGGGGCGGTGGTAGCAACGCAATCAACCACATGTTCCAGTCGGGTATCAATGGCGTAGATTTCGTTATTTGTAATACCGATTCACAGGCCTTAAATAATAGTCCTGTGCCTACTAAAATACAATTGGGTGTTTCATTGACCGAAGGTTTGGGTGCTGGTGCCAACCCTGAGGTAGGTGAACAGGCCGCTTTGGAAAGTATGGAGGAGATCAAACAGATGTTGGCCACTACTACCAAAATGATATTTATTACCGCTGGTATGGGTGGTGGTACCGGTACAGGTGCCGCACCGGTAATAGCCAAACAAGCAAAAGAATTGGACGTGCTTACCGTGGGTATCGTTACCATGCCTTTTGAGTTTGAAGGTAAAATGCGTTGCGAACAGGCAAGGATCGGTATCGAAAAACTACGTTCCAATGTAGATTCCTTGATCGTTATCAATAACAACAAACTACGTGAAGTCTACGGAAACTTAGGTTTCAAGGCAGGTTTCTCTAAAGCGGATGAAGTATTATCGACCGCGGCAAGAGGTATAGCCGAGGTTATTACCCACCACTATACCCAGAATATTGACCTTAGGGATGCCAAGACGGTACTTTCAAATAGTGGTACCGCCATTATGGGTTCGGCCCAGGCAACCGGTTCCGCAAGGGCGCACGAGGCTATCACAAAAGCCTTGGATTCTCCCCTACTTAATGATAACAAGATCAGTGGGGCCAAGAACGTACTTTTGCTTATCGTTTCAGGTTCTCAAGAAATCACTATCGATGAAATCGGTGAGATCAACGACTATATTCAGGTCGAGGCCGGCCATGGCGCCAACATCATCATGGGTGTCGGTGAAGACGAAGATTTAGGAGAAGCGATTGCCGTAACCGTTATTGCTACGGGTTTCGATGTTGATCAGCAGAACGATATCGTCAATACCGAGGCCAAGAAAATCATCCATACTTTGGAAGATGAGCAACGTGCCCAACACGATTTGACGGCTAGAAAGAATATCGTTCATCAAATGCCGATCGAAACAGTAAAGGAAGAAGCGCCGGTGATCAAACACACTCTTGAGGAAGATGTGAAAGAGGAGCCGGGTATGGATTTAGTGGAGACCACAAGCTATATCAAAAACTTCAACGTTTTTTATGAAGAGGTTTTAGAGGAAGTGGCCGAAGTAGATACTTCAGAAGACGATTTTGTAATCGTAAATGCTCAAGATTCAATAAACGATATGGAGGTGGTCGATCCCATGACCGTTCCATACGACAATCTAAAGGAAGAGCAGATCACTATGAGCTTTGATATGCCCTTGACGCAAAAAGACGAGGTGGATGAAGAGGAGCAAGAGAACGTGATTACTTTTAGCCTAGACGATGATGTCAAGGATATCGAGGTAAAAAGCCATGTAGAGGTCATTCCTGTTTTAGAACACAACGACCAAGGTGAAAAGCGCTATAGCTTAGACGACTATATGGAAATAGAGGATAAGCTGAACAGGGCGAAACCGGTTCAAAAGCAAGCGCCAAAACCACAACAGGTGGTAAAGGAAGAGCCTAGAATAGAGGTGAAAGCGGTTGAAAGACGGGTGGAAACACAAGAACAGCCTCCTGTTGAAGTCGATCCGATGAACAGTCCTATCGAAGACCTTTTAAGGGAAAGGGCAGATGAGAGAAGAAGAAAGCTGAAAGATTTCAACTATAAGTTCCAGAACAGTGTGAGCAGTATAGATGAAATTGAAAAAGAACCGGCCTACAGACGTCAGGGAATCGATTTAAACGATGTCAGAAGAGATGAAACCAGGGTTTCAAGAACGACGTTAAGTGAGGATAGTAACGATGAGATTAGGTTGCGCTCCAACAATTCTTTTCTACACGATAATGTAGATTAA
- the murD gene encoding UDP-N-acetylmuramoyl-L-alanine--D-glutamate ligase → MKRLVVLGGGESGVGTAILGKQQGFEVFVSDRGKIKEKYRDVLEHFDIDWEAEKHTEAKILNADLVMKSPGIPDTVPLVKALHDKGIPVISEIEFASRYTDATLIGITGSNGKTTTTMLTNHLLKEGGLNVGMAGNIGDSYAKMVAENNYDFYVLEISSFQLDGIVDFKPHIAILTNITPDHLDRYDYKFENYVASKFRIAQNQNEDDFLIYDADDPVIVAWLEKHPVKSKLLPFSIEQELGEGAYLKNNNIILNITNETLEMTKDALALEGKHNLKNSMAAMTAAKLVSIRKASIRDSIANFQGAPHRLENVLKIHHVQYINDSKATNVNSVFYALDSVKTPIVWIVGGQDKGNDYRELMPLVREKVKAIVCLGLDNEKIKDAFGNVVDLMVETFAMDEAVKVAYKIAERGDTVLLSPACASFDLFQNYEDRGNQFKAAVKNL, encoded by the coding sequence ATGAAAAGATTGGTGGTTTTAGGAGGAGGCGAAAGCGGAGTGGGTACGGCCATCTTAGGAAAACAACAGGGGTTCGAGGTTTTTGTATCGGACCGGGGAAAGATAAAAGAGAAATATAGAGACGTTCTTGAACATTTTGATATTGATTGGGAAGCCGAAAAGCACACGGAAGCAAAGATCCTGAATGCGGATCTGGTCATGAAAAGTCCGGGTATACCCGATACGGTTCCATTGGTGAAGGCATTGCACGATAAGGGCATTCCTGTTATTTCGGAGATTGAGTTCGCATCGCGATATACCGATGCTACTTTGATCGGTATAACCGGAAGTAACGGAAAGACCACCACTACTATGTTGACCAACCACTTGTTAAAAGAAGGTGGGTTGAACGTAGGGATGGCGGGGAATATCGGTGATAGCTACGCTAAAATGGTCGCTGAGAACAATTATGATTTCTACGTTTTGGAAATCAGCAGTTTTCAGTTGGACGGGATTGTGGATTTTAAACCGCATATCGCCATCCTAACGAACATTACGCCGGATCATTTGGACCGATATGATTACAAGTTTGAAAATTATGTCGCTTCAAAATTCCGAATAGCACAGAACCAGAACGAAGACGACTTTTTAATTTATGACGCAGACGATCCGGTGATTGTTGCCTGGCTTGAAAAGCATCCCGTTAAATCAAAATTACTCCCATTTTCCATAGAACAGGAACTGGGGGAAGGAGCATATCTAAAGAACAATAACATAATACTGAACATAACTAACGAGACATTGGAAATGACAAAAGACGCCTTAGCACTTGAAGGAAAACACAATTTAAAAAATTCTATGGCTGCAATGACAGCGGCAAAATTGGTGAGCATACGAAAAGCATCGATACGTGATAGTATCGCTAATTTTCAAGGAGCCCCCCATCGCCTTGAAAACGTATTGAAAATACACCATGTACAGTATATAAACGATTCTAAAGCTACCAACGTAAACTCCGTATTCTATGCTTTGGATAGTGTGAAAACACCTATTGTATGGATTGTCGGAGGACAGGACAAGGGTAACGATTACAGGGAGCTGATGCCTTTGGTTCGTGAAAAGGTAAAGGCTATCGTTTGCTTGGGATTGGACAATGAAAAGATAAAGGATGCCTTTGGCAATGTAGTGGATCTAATGGTGGAAACCTTTGCCATGGACGAAGCGGTTAAAGTGGCCTATAAGATTGCCGAGAGGGGAGACACGGTTCTGTTATCTCCGGCATGTGCCAGTTTTGATTTGTTTCAGAACTATGAAGATCGCGGAAACCAATTTAAGGCCGCAGTAAAGAACTTGTAA
- the murG gene encoding undecaprenyldiphospho-muramoylpentapeptide beta-N-acetylglucosaminyltransferase, whose translation MGNYRFILSGGGTGGHIYPAIAIANELKRRHPDAQFLFVGAKDRMEMEKVPQAGYEIEGLWISGLQRKLTLKNLMFPFKVISSLIQAGKIVRKFKPHAVIGTGGFASGPMLKVASGKGVPCVLQEQNSYAGITNKLLKDKVAKICVAYDEMDRFFPKDKIVKTGNPVRGDLVEMTADKNEALKFFGLKTDVPTLLILGGSLGARRINQLVAKNLGLFEQNGVQLLWQCGKLYIDEYAKYNSDSVKVLDFLNRMDYAYAASDIIISRAGAGSVSELCIVGKPVIFVPSPNVAEDHQTKNARALANDNAALLLKESELDAKFERVFMGLFNDKGQQERLSANIKKLALPNATKDIVDEIEKLIGNATRK comes from the coding sequence GTGGGCAATTATAGATTCATACTTTCCGGTGGTGGAACGGGCGGGCATATTTATCCGGCGATCGCCATTGCGAACGAATTGAAAAGACGGCATCCTGACGCGCAGTTTTTATTTGTGGGCGCCAAGGATAGAATGGAGATGGAAAAAGTGCCTCAAGCAGGTTATGAGATCGAGGGATTGTGGATTAGCGGGTTGCAACGGAAACTGACCCTTAAAAATTTAATGTTTCCTTTTAAAGTAATAAGTAGTTTGATACAGGCCGGAAAAATAGTACGCAAATTCAAACCGCATGCCGTCATAGGTACTGGGGGATTTGCCAGTGGGCCAATGTTGAAGGTCGCTTCCGGAAAAGGGGTGCCCTGCGTATTGCAAGAGCAGAATTCCTATGCGGGTATTACCAATAAACTACTGAAAGATAAAGTGGCCAAAATTTGTGTGGCCTATGATGAAATGGACCGGTTTTTTCCCAAGGACAAGATCGTAAAAACAGGTAACCCGGTCAGGGGAGACCTGGTTGAAATGACGGCCGATAAAAACGAGGCCTTGAAGTTCTTCGGATTGAAAACCGATGTGCCTACCCTTTTGATTTTGGGAGGAAGCCTTGGTGCCCGACGAATTAACCAATTGGTGGCAAAGAACCTCGGTCTTTTTGAGCAAAACGGGGTACAGCTTCTATGGCAATGCGGAAAGCTCTATATCGATGAATATGCGAAATACAATTCCGATTCGGTAAAGGTGCTCGATTTTTTAAATCGAATGGATTATGCCTATGCTGCTTCCGATATTATCATATCACGTGCGGGTGCGGGTTCGGTCTCTGAATTGTGCATTGTAGGAAAGCCGGTGATATTTGTTCCTTCGCCCAATGTGGCCGAAGACCACCAGACGAAGAACGCCCGGGCATTGGCAAACGATAATGCGGCATTGTTGTTGAAGGAAAGTGAGTTGGATGCCAAGTTTGAAAGGGTGTTTATGGGGCTTTTTAATGATAAGGGGCAACAAGAACGTTTGTCGGCGAACATTAAAAAATTGGCCTTGCCGAACGCGACAAAAGATATCGTGGACGAAATTGAAAAATTAATTGGGAATGCCACCCGTAAATAA
- the murC gene encoding UDP-N-acetylmuramate--L-alanine ligase, whose protein sequence is MDLKRIHNVYFIGIGGIGMSALARYFKFVGKQVAGYDKTETPLTEELSGLGVAIHYDDDISAVGEGFKNQENTLVVYTPAVPLEHSEYQYFLAQGFEIKKRSEVLGLITKDSFCLAVAGTHGKTTTTSILAHLLKESGAAFTGFLGGISEDFNSNFVFEGTDFSVVEADEFDRSFLRLFPNVACITSMDADHLDIYGNPEELQKSFLEFADKIPSDGALFVRKGLPLKGITYGIEDGADYCITHLRIENGTYVFDLVTPETVLTNVMFNKPGRHNLLNGLVAFAMATRAGLPLEKLASALATFKGVQRRFSYKIKTEKFVFIDDYAHHPTEINAVYDAVAEMHPGKKTLAVFQPHLFSRTRDFADAFAQSLSRFDSVLLLDIYPAREKPIEGVTAEWLLGKITNPKRKIIEKSKLLDEIKRQNPEVLITMGAGDIGLEVSKITKELQDAY, encoded by the coding sequence ATGGACTTAAAACGCATACATAACGTATATTTTATTGGCATCGGAGGCATTGGTATGTCTGCTTTGGCACGTTATTTTAAGTTCGTTGGTAAGCAAGTGGCAGGTTATGATAAGACCGAAACACCACTTACCGAAGAGCTTTCCGGCTTGGGTGTCGCCATTCATTACGATGATGATATTTCAGCGGTGGGGGAAGGTTTTAAAAATCAGGAAAACACCCTGGTGGTCTATACTCCGGCAGTGCCTTTGGAGCATTCGGAATATCAATATTTTTTGGCCCAGGGTTTTGAAATCAAAAAACGCTCCGAAGTTTTAGGGCTTATTACCAAAGACAGCTTTTGTTTGGCTGTTGCGGGTACCCATGGCAAGACGACTACCACAAGTATTTTGGCACATCTGCTCAAAGAGTCCGGTGCTGCCTTTACGGGGTTTTTAGGAGGAATATCGGAAGATTTCAATAGTAACTTTGTGTTTGAGGGGACCGACTTTTCGGTGGTCGAGGCAGATGAGTTCGATCGTTCCTTCCTGAGGTTGTTCCCCAATGTGGCCTGTATCACGTCTATGGATGCCGACCATTTGGATATATACGGTAATCCGGAAGAGTTACAGAAGTCATTTTTAGAGTTTGCCGATAAGATTCCCTCGGATGGAGCCCTTTTTGTGCGAAAAGGTCTTCCCTTGAAAGGTATAACCTATGGTATAGAAGACGGGGCGGATTATTGTATAACGCACCTAAGAATAGAAAACGGTACTTATGTTTTTGATTTGGTGACGCCGGAAACCGTTTTGACCAACGTAATGTTCAATAAGCCGGGCCGGCACAATCTTTTAAACGGATTGGTGGCTTTTGCCATGGCGACCCGTGCGGGCTTGCCCCTTGAAAAATTGGCAAGTGCATTGGCGACCTTCAAAGGGGTGCAAAGGCGGTTCTCCTATAAAATAAAGACGGAGAAGTTTGTTTTTATCGACGATTATGCCCATCATCCTACCGAGATAAATGCGGTGTACGATGCGGTTGCCGAAATGCATCCGGGCAAAAAAACATTGGCGGTCTTTCAGCCCCACCTGTTTTCGAGAACCAGGGATTTTGCCGATGCCTTTGCCCAAAGCCTTTCAAGGTTTGATAGTGTGCTGTTGTTAGATATCTATCCCGCACGCGAAAAACCGATAGAAGGGGTAACGGCGGAATGGTTGCTGGGGAAAATTACAAACCCGAAAAGAAAAATAATCGAGAAATCCAAATTGCTAGATGAGATAAAGCGGCAAAATCCAGAGGTACTTATTACTATGGGGGCCGGAGATATAGGATTGGAAGTAAGTAAAATCACAAAAGAATTACAAGATGCGTATTAA
- the mraY gene encoding phospho-N-acetylmuramoyl-pentapeptide-transferase, whose product MLYYLFEYLENEYQLPGASLFQFTTFRAAMAILLSLMIATVYGKRVILFLQRQQIGESVRDLGLEGQKQKAGTPTMGGLIIIMSTLIPVLLLAKLDNIYIILLIVTTLWMGFIGFADDYIKVFKKDKQGLKGRFKVLGQVVLGLGVGATLYFHPGVTMRDDSSTIITEQLTVRDVIGKEIKSVRTTVPFFKNNELDYSDFIGWAGEGARDYAWLIFIPIVILIVTAVSNGANLTDGIDGLAAGTSAIIVFTLGVFAWVSGNVIFSNYLDIMFIPNSGELVVFITAFVGALVGFLWYNAFPAQVFMGDTGSLTIGGIIAVIAIIIRKELLIPVLCGIFFAESLSVMIQVGYFKYTKKKFGEGRRVFLMSPIHHHYQVKGYHESKIVTRFWIIAILLAVITVVTLKVR is encoded by the coding sequence ATGCTATACTACCTATTCGAATATTTAGAAAATGAATACCAGTTGCCAGGGGCGAGCTTGTTTCAGTTCACCACCTTTAGGGCGGCCATGGCCATTCTGCTTTCGTTGATGATAGCAACGGTATATGGTAAGCGGGTTATTCTTTTTCTTCAAAGACAGCAGATAGGTGAGAGTGTACGTGACCTTGGTCTTGAAGGACAAAAGCAAAAGGCGGGTACGCCGACCATGGGCGGCCTCATCATTATCATGTCAACTTTGATTCCAGTGCTTTTGTTGGCAAAACTTGATAACATCTACATCATTTTGCTGATCGTCACTACGCTTTGGATGGGCTTTATAGGCTTTGCCGATGATTATATCAAGGTATTCAAAAAAGATAAACAAGGTCTTAAAGGTAGGTTTAAGGTGTTGGGTCAAGTGGTTCTTGGTCTTGGGGTTGGGGCGACCTTGTACTTTCATCCCGGGGTGACCATGAGGGACGATTCCAGTACCATTATTACCGAGCAATTGACCGTACGTGACGTTATAGGCAAGGAAATCAAATCGGTGCGCACCACGGTTCCTTTTTTTAAGAACAACGAGTTGGATTATAGCGATTTTATCGGTTGGGCGGGAGAAGGTGCCCGTGACTACGCTTGGTTGATATTCATACCGATCGTGATACTTATCGTAACGGCGGTTTCCAACGGGGCCAACCTTACCGATGGTATCGATGGCCTTGCGGCGGGTACGTCGGCCATCATAGTTTTTACACTGGGGGTTTTTGCTTGGGTGTCGGGTAACGTCATCTTTTCAAATTACCTGGATATTATGTTTATCCCCAATTCGGGAGAATTGGTGGTCTTTATAACGGCATTTGTGGGGGCATTGGTGGGCTTTCTTTGGTATAACGCCTTTCCGGCCCAGGTTTTTATGGGAGACACCGGTAGTTTGACGATCGGGGGCATCATTGCCGTGATCGCCATTATTATCAGAAAAGAATTGTTGATTCCCGTGTTGTGCGGAATCTTCTTTGCCGAGTCGCTATCGGTCATGATACAGGTAGGCTATTTTAAGTATACCAAAAAGAAATTTGGGGAAGGTAGGCGTGTTTTTTTAATGTCGCCCATCCATCATCACTATCAGGTAAAAGGATATCACGAAAGTAAGATCGTTACCCGGTTTTGGATTATTGCCATCCTTTTAGCGGTCATAACCGTGGTTACCTTGAAAGTTAGATAA
- a CDS encoding FtsW/RodA/SpoVE family cell cycle protein has translation MNAFFENIKGDKAIWAIAALLGLFSFLPVYSASSNLVYVVGNGTTFGYLVKHALLLFLGFGIIYGVHRIPSHFFKGLSLIAMPLVLVLLVFTLAQGTTIGGANASRWISVPIVGISFQTSNLAAVVLMIYVARYLSKVRHKEITFKRSILPLWIPVFLTVALILPANFSTAAIIFSMVLLLCFLGGYPLKYLFGIIGASVLSLAFFILTAKAIPGLFPNRVDTWISRVENFADSEDTEADYQIERAKIAIATGGIVGKGAGKSIQKNFLPQSSSDFIYAIIVEEYGLVGGFALMFFYMFLLFRIVVVANGSATIFGKLAALGVGLPIVFQALINMAVAVELFPVTGQTLPLISSGGTSSWMTCLAIGVILSVSNKEAKVEKPSEEIDETNPLEVLSGQL, from the coding sequence GTGAACGCATTTTTTGAAAATATCAAAGGAGATAAAGCTATTTGGGCCATTGCGGCCCTCTTGGGCTTGTTTTCGTTCTTGCCGGTATATAGTGCCAGTAGTAATTTGGTCTATGTAGTGGGTAACGGAACCACGTTTGGGTATTTGGTAAAACATGCATTGCTATTGTTTTTGGGCTTTGGTATCATTTATGGTGTTCATCGTATCCCCTCGCATTTCTTTAAGGGTTTGTCTTTGATCGCCATGCCTTTGGTGCTGGTTTTGTTGGTATTTACCCTGGCCCAGGGTACTACTATAGGCGGGGCCAACGCAAGCCGATGGATCAGCGTTCCCATAGTTGGTATCTCGTTCCAGACATCGAACCTGGCCGCAGTGGTGCTAATGATCTATGTGGCGCGCTACCTGAGTAAGGTAAGGCATAAAGAGATTACCTTTAAGAGAAGTATATTGCCCTTGTGGATTCCCGTTTTTCTAACGGTGGCCTTAATTTTGCCCGCGAACTTTTCAACGGCGGCCATTATATTTTCAATGGTACTCTTGCTTTGCTTTTTAGGGGGGTATCCGCTAAAATATTTGTTCGGTATCATTGGGGCGAGTGTATTGAGCTTGGCGTTCTTTATACTTACGGCAAAGGCTATTCCAGGGCTGTTCCCGAACCGCGTCGATACGTGGATCAGTAGGGTAGAGAATTTTGCCGATTCGGAAGATACCGAGGCCGATTACCAGATCGAGCGGGCCAAGATTGCCATTGCTACGGGAGGTATTGTCGGTAAAGGTGCGGGAAAAAGCATTCAGAAAAACTTTTTGCCACAGAGCTCATCGGATTTTATTTATGCCATTATCGTGGAGGAGTATGGACTGGTGGGTGGTTTCGCCCTTATGTTCTTTTATATGTTCCTGCTGTTCCGGATCGTGGTCGTGGCCAATGGAAGTGCCACTATTTTCGGTAAGTTGGCAGCGCTTGGGGTAGGGCTTCCCATAGTCTTTCAGGCGTTGATCAATATGGCCGTGGCGGTCGAGCTTTTTCCGGTAACGGGGCAGACCTTGCCGCTGATCAGTAGCGGTGGTACCAGTAGCTGGATGACCTGCTTGGCCATCGGTGTTATTTTGAGTGTGAGCAATAAGGAGGCTAAAGTAGAAAAGCCGTCCGAAGAGATAGATGAAACGAACCCTTTAGAAGTGTTGAGTGGGCAATTATAG
- the ftsA gene encoding cell division protein FtsA, with protein MEVGNYSVGLDIGTTKIVAIIGKKNEYGKIEVLGIGKSKSLGVHRGVVNNITQTIQSIQQAVEEAEANSGLKIGSVVVGIAGQHIRSLHHSDYITRPDSEEVINDDDLDKLCNQVYKLVMLPGEEIIHVLPQEYKVDGQAEIKEPIGMYGGRLEANFHVVVGQVSSIKNVGRCIKSAGLDLGNITLEPLASSDAVLSKEEKEAGVALIDIGGGTTDLAIFKDGIIRHTAVIPFGGGVITEDIKEGCSIIEKQAELLKIRFGSAWPGENKDNEIVSIPGLRGREPKEITLKNLSKIIHARVVEIVEQVYTEIKNYGHEEQKKKLIAGIVLTGGGSQLKHLKQLVEYITGMDTRIGYPNEHLAGDSDAEIASPLYATAVGLLMNAVANEKKIKTAETKETLVDEGELVMAGHEEEAPQSNGPKVKKERKSVFDKWSEKLKDFLDNAE; from the coding sequence ATGGAAGTAGGTAATTATTCGGTAGGATTGGACATTGGAACAACCAAGATCGTAGCCATAATCGGTAAGAAAAACGAGTATGGTAAAATTGAGGTTCTGGGCATCGGTAAATCTAAGAGTTTAGGGGTGCACCGTGGTGTTGTAAACAATATTACGCAAACCATTCAATCGATACAGCAGGCTGTGGAAGAGGCGGAAGCCAATTCCGGTTTGAAGATTGGGTCGGTTGTGGTCGGTATTGCCGGGCAGCATATAAGAAGTCTGCACCATAGCGATTATATCACCAGGCCCGATTCTGAGGAGGTCATCAATGATGATGATTTAGATAAGCTTTGTAACCAGGTTTACAAGTTGGTAATGCTTCCGGGTGAAGAGATCATTCACGTACTTCCACAAGAGTATAAAGTGGACGGACAGGCCGAGATCAAAGAGCCGATTGGCATGTATGGTGGCCGTCTTGAAGCTAATTTCCATGTGGTGGTAGGCCAGGTTTCTTCCATCAAGAATGTAGGCCGGTGTATCAAGAGCGCCGGACTCGACCTCGGGAACATCACCCTAGAGCCCTTGGCGTCTTCCGATGCGGTTTTGAGCAAGGAAGAAAAAGAAGCCGGTGTGGCATTGATCGATATAGGGGGCGGTACTACCGACTTGGCCATTTTTAAGGATGGTATCATACGGCATACGGCCGTAATTCCATTTGGTGGCGGTGTCATCACCGAAGACATCAAGGAAGGTTGCTCCATTATTGAAAAGCAGGCAGAACTTTTAAAGATAAGGTTCGGTTCGGCTTGGCCAGGTGAAAACAAGGATAATGAAATTGTTTCCATACCCGGTCTTCGTGGTAGGGAGCCTAAGGAAATTACCCTTAAGAACCTTTCGAAAATCATTCATGCACGGGTTGTTGAGATTGTAGAGCAAGTCTATACGGAAATCAAGAATTACGGCCATGAAGAACAGAAAAAGAAACTGATTGCAGGTATAGTGCTTACAGGTGGCGGTAGCCAGTTGAAGCATTTAAAGCAATTGGTTGAATATATTACGGGTATGGATACACGTATCGGATACCCTAATGAACATTTGGCAGGCGATTCAGATGCCGAAATCGCCAGTCCCCTCTACGCTACCGCCGTTGGTCTTTTGATGAACGCCGTAGCCAATGAGAAAAAGATCAAAACGGCAGAAACCAAAGAAACGCTCGTAGACGAAGGAGAGCTCGTTATGGCGGGACACGAAGAGGAAGCGCCCCAGTCAAATGGGCCTAAGGTCAAGAAAGAGCGCAAATCGGTATTTGATAAATGGTCGGAAAAGTTGAAGGACTTTTTGGATAATGCCGAGTAA
- a CDS encoding cell division protein FtsQ/DivIB, with translation MRINYNYIKLLALVVVITGLYAFSNQRSAKRSINGIAIDFVENQNLFITEGAVNKLLIQKFGSLENVPKEKLVLNTIEKAIEANKMVKSAQVYLTVNGKLASKIIQRTPIGRIEGDSKFYLDEDGKRMPLSTSYSARVPIITGRTTEKGLADVYKILNYVNTDEFLKKNIIGLHIENEDEYQLRFRTEEFVVDLGDVERLEEKFSNFKAFYAKANKDKTLQNYDVVSLEFDNQVVCTKI, from the coding sequence ATGCGTATTAATTATAACTACATAAAGCTATTGGCCTTGGTCGTTGTAATAACGGGGCTTTACGCATTTTCTAACCAAAGAAGTGCGAAAAGAAGCATAAACGGCATTGCCATCGATTTTGTGGAAAATCAAAATTTGTTCATTACGGAAGGCGCGGTTAATAAATTGTTAATACAAAAATTCGGCAGTCTTGAAAACGTGCCCAAAGAAAAATTAGTTTTGAATACTATTGAGAAGGCCATTGAGGCCAACAAAATGGTGAAAAGTGCCCAAGTTTATCTTACTGTAAACGGTAAGTTGGCGTCGAAAATCATTCAACGCACACCAATCGGACGTATAGAAGGGGATTCAAAATTTTACCTTGACGAGGACGGAAAGCGGATGCCGCTGTCAACGAGTTATTCTGCACGCGTACCCATAATCACGGGCCGCACCACGGAAAAAGGCTTGGCAGATGTATATAAAATTTTGAACTATGTCAATACGGACGAGTTTCTGAAGAAAAACATCATTGGGCTACATATCGAGAATGAAGATGAATATCAGCTTCGTTTTCGTACGGAAGAGTTTGTTGTCGATTTAGGTGACGTAGAAAGACTGGAAGAAAAGTTTAGCAATTTCAAGGCATTTTACGCCAAGGCAAATAAAGACAAAACTCTGCAAAACTATGATGTTGTTAGTTTAGAGTTTGACAATCAAGTAGTGTGCACCAAAATTTAA